ATGCGGAGCCAGAGAAGGACGCGAGCGGGCTACCTAAGACGATCGTACCTAGTAGAACTAACGCTACACTGGATATCTTGCACTTCAAGCGCCGCACCTCACACGCCGTCGGGGCGACCGGCTGGTCGCCCCTACTACGGATTCCGTTGTTCAACGAGGACCTCCCGCGGCGCACCCCCTTCAACGCGACTGACAATCCGTTCGTGCTCCATCCGCTCGATCATGCGCGCCGCCCGGTTGAACCCGATTCTGAGTCGTCGCTGAATCAAGGAGATCGAAGCCTGACGGGTGGCAACGACAAGGTCAACCGCCTGTCGGTACAACTCGTCGTCTTCATTCCCTGCCGATTCCTGCTCCTCCTCGGCCGGCAGCAGCGACCACGGAAACTCCTCGGCCTTCCCCTGCGCTTTCAGAAAGTCGACCACACGCTTAATCTCGATATCGGATACGAACGATCCATGAATTCGGTGCGGCTTTGAACTCGAGGGTGGAATGAACAGCATATCGCCATCGCCCAACAGTTGCTCGGCGCCATTCATATCGAGGATCGTTCGGGAATCGACCTTCGAAGAGACCTGAAATGCGAGTCTGGCCGGAAAATTGGCCTTGATGATCCCGGTAATCACATCGACCGAAGGGCGCTGCGTTGCCACGATCAGATGGATGCCTACCGCCCGGGCCATCTGCGCCAGCCTGGCGATGGCCCGCTCAACGTCGGCGGCAGCGGTCAGCATCAGGTCGGCCAGTTCGTCTATAACCACCACCAGGTAGGGGAGCGGTTGAAAGACCTCGCCGCCTCCTTCCCGCTTAGCAATTCGAATCAGCCGATTGTAGCTGACAATATTTCTGGCCCCGAGCCTGGCAAACAGTTTATATCGCCCTTCCATATGGATCACAAGGCGCTGAAGCCGCTTCGCCGCCTCCTTCGGATCGCATACGACGCGTTCAGCCAAATGCGGCGTCCCATCATACACGGAGAGCTCCACCCGCTTCGGATCGATCAGTAACAGACGTATACGTTCTGCTGTGGCCTTATACAGCAGGCTGACAATGAGCGCATTGAGGCATACGCTTTTGCCGGAACCAGTCGCCCCGGCAATGAGCAGGTGTGGCATCTGCCCCAGATCAACCACATAGGGCTCGCCGGCAATATCCTTCCCTAAGGCAAGGGGCAGGTGTGCAGCAGACCCTTCGAATGCCCTGGACGCCAGTACTTCGCGCAGGTGTACCAGCGCGCGACGACGATTCGGGATCTCCACGCCGACCACCGCTTTCCCGGGAATCGGCGCCACGACGCGCACACTGAGCGCCCGTAGGGCCAACGCCAAATCGTCAGCCAAGGCCACAATCCGGTTGATCTTGATCCCGGGCCCGGGTTCGATCTCGTAGCGGGTGATGACCGGCCCGGGCTGCGCCTGCGTGACCCTCCCTTCGACCCCGAAGTCCAGCAGCTTGCGCTCAAGGATCTGTGCGTTGGTCTCTCGCTCCTCATCGGAGAGCCCGCTCTCCGCCGCTGTCGGCAGATCGAGCAACGAGAGCGGCGGAGTCTGAAAACCCTCTCTCGGAATCGCAAAAGGAAAGGACCCCTGGGGGGTAAGATCATCAGTTGTCGACGGTTCAAGTTGGCGCAGGGCCGGTTCACGAACCGCCCCTACTTGCATAGGCTCGACCACCACGATGGGAGTCGATCGGCTCTCAACCTCAGGTTCTTCATCCGCGGGAGGG
The sequence above is a segment of the Candidatus Methylomirabilota bacterium genome. Coding sequences within it:
- a CDS encoding DNA translocase FtsK 4TM domain-containing protein, producing MSTQGEPRGGDRSPGTQILTHPKTHEVLGILGIAVALFLLASLLSYDFLDPSFFNSGGGPGHQVHNYGGRWGAELAGDLLELLGIGALALPFFLVLFSWRFLSAKATPSIIWKLVGCVLLLASLGLLAQLFARTGLLGGGTWERPGGFVGEELHRIFSPLVGRVGLPLLGLTTFVLGVVCLSSRPLSGLSLGCRNVIERVAARVKERRAAKAQLPGRIRPPYTPPADEEPEVESRSTPIVVVEPMQVGAVREPALRQLEPSTTDDLTPQGSFPFAIPREGFQTPPLSLLDLPTAAESGLSDEERETNAQILERKLLDFGVEGRVTQAQPGPVITRYEIEPGPGIKINRIVALADDLALALRALSVRVVAPIPGKAVVGVEIPNRRRALVHLREVLASRAFEGSAAHLPLALGKDIAGEPYVVDLGQMPHLLIAGATGSGKSVCLNALIVSLLYKATAERIRLLLIDPKRVELSVYDGTPHLAERVVCDPKEAAKRLQRLVIHMEGRYKLFARLGARNIVSYNRLIRIAKREGGGEVFQPLPYLVVVIDELADLMLTAAADVERAIARLAQMARAVGIHLIVATQRPSVDVITGIIKANFPARLAFQVSSKVDSRTILDMNGAEQLLGDGDMLFIPPSSSKPHRIHGSFVSDIEIKRVVDFLKAQGKAEEFPWSLLPAEEEQESAGNEDDELYRQAVDLVVATRQASISLIQRRLRIGFNRAARMIERMEHERIVSRVEGGAPREVLVEQRNP